In a genomic window of Akkermansia massiliensis:
- a CDS encoding L,D-transpeptidase, whose protein sequence is MPAPLSQAVRLIQLAGAAFAVFGALVSCSRPDYQPTAIVKDGAVVSVRDQKMAVMRNGHVVKTYPISTSKFGLGDRKGSCRTPLGAHRIASKIGTGQPKGMVFKSRKPTGECVAPNSPGRDPIVTRIMWLEGLEGRNRNAHSRLIYIHGTAEERTIGTPASYGCVRMKSNDVYEAFNLLRTGDPVVIERCSIDASLKALAQAEKTQDSSLLVMASAPSFMENANTASIISHRRRASRPPAVALSRKQTAAAGKKASPHKRTAVRKTVKSSKAAARSARGTRYTLG, encoded by the coding sequence ATGCCTGCGCCTCTCTCGCAAGCAGTACGCCTGATTCAACTCGCCGGCGCCGCCTTCGCGGTGTTCGGCGCCTTGGTATCCTGCTCCCGTCCGGACTACCAGCCCACCGCCATCGTCAAGGATGGCGCCGTCGTTAGCGTCAGGGACCAGAAAATGGCCGTCATGCGCAACGGACACGTCGTAAAAACCTACCCCATCAGCACTTCCAAATTCGGTCTGGGCGACAGGAAGGGGAGCTGCCGCACTCCGCTGGGCGCCCACCGCATCGCCTCCAAGATCGGCACCGGACAGCCCAAGGGCATGGTGTTTAAAAGCCGCAAGCCCACCGGGGAATGCGTGGCCCCCAATTCTCCGGGCCGCGACCCCATCGTCACCCGCATCATGTGGCTGGAAGGGCTGGAAGGCCGCAACCGGAACGCCCACTCCCGCCTGATTTACATCCACGGAACGGCAGAGGAACGCACCATCGGCACGCCCGCCTCCTACGGCTGCGTGCGGATGAAAAGCAATGACGTGTACGAAGCCTTCAACCTGCTCCGGACCGGGGATCCCGTCGTGATCGAACGCTGCTCCATAGACGCTTCCCTGAAAGCTCTGGCCCAGGCGGAAAAAACGCAGGATTCCTCCCTGCTGGTCATGGCTTCCGCACCGTCTTTCATGGAGAATGCCAACACGGCTTCCATCATTTCCCACCGCCGCCGGGCATCCCGTCCTCCCGCCGTAGCCCTTTCCCGCAAGCAGACCGCGGCCGCCGGGAAGAAAGCCTCTCCCCACAAGCGGACGGCAGTCCGCAAGACAGTGAAGAGCTCCAAAGCCGCCGCCCGTTCCGCCAGGGGGACCCGTTACACCCTCGGCTGA
- a CDS encoding cellulose synthase family protein, which translates to MSLNYNFIWLLCYLLVLVGLAGYGFHRLSIVYLYWKNRNNKPQPKSRFQELPVVTVQLPMFNEKFVVDRLLESVAALDYPQDKLEIQILDDSTDDTTEQCYRKVEELKARGFDAVCIHRTDRTGFKAGALEAATKVAKGEFLLILDADFVPEPDLLQKTIHFFTDEGVGLVQTRWGHINREYNLLTRVQGMYLDGHFAMEQTARNRSGRFFTFNGTAGMWRKCVIGDAGGWSHDTLTEDMDLSYRVQLKGWRFIYLNDVVTPAELPVDMDGFKSQQHRWTKGSIQVCQKILLDIWRSKAPLKAKVEATTHLTCNYSYLLLALLCFLVYPICTQRIPENETVFMWFVNVALFFMTSVAVCIFYMSAQIVVRPKSWWKELPYLPLLLTLSVGMAVNNAKAVLEAIFGHQSAFVRTPKYGVDQKENRQHVSQLKRNGYRAIKSVVIPVLEIACGTFFLNLIIIMIRQGHYLSPILMIPFLGFYYTGFCSLGRMISNLLPAKQTAKAKN; encoded by the coding sequence ATGTCTTTAAATTACAATTTTATCTGGCTCCTGTGCTATCTTCTGGTTCTCGTCGGCCTAGCCGGATACGGCTTTCACCGCCTGAGCATCGTTTACCTGTACTGGAAGAACCGCAACAACAAGCCCCAGCCCAAGTCCCGCTTCCAGGAACTGCCCGTCGTTACGGTCCAGCTCCCCATGTTCAATGAGAAGTTCGTCGTGGACCGCCTTCTGGAATCCGTAGCCGCTCTGGATTATCCTCAGGACAAGCTGGAAATCCAGATTCTGGACGATTCCACAGACGACACCACGGAACAGTGCTACCGCAAGGTGGAGGAACTGAAGGCCCGCGGCTTTGACGCCGTCTGCATCCACCGCACGGACCGCACGGGCTTCAAGGCCGGCGCGCTGGAAGCGGCCACCAAGGTGGCCAAGGGCGAATTCCTGCTGATTCTGGACGCCGACTTCGTTCCGGAACCGGACCTTCTGCAAAAAACCATCCATTTCTTCACGGATGAAGGCGTGGGCCTCGTCCAGACCCGCTGGGGCCATATCAACCGGGAATACAACCTTCTCACCCGCGTGCAGGGCATGTACCTGGACGGCCACTTCGCCATGGAGCAGACGGCGCGCAACCGTTCCGGGCGTTTCTTCACCTTCAACGGCACCGCCGGCATGTGGCGCAAGTGCGTGATCGGGGATGCGGGCGGCTGGTCCCATGACACCCTGACGGAAGACATGGACCTTTCCTACCGCGTCCAGCTCAAGGGCTGGCGCTTCATTTACCTGAACGATGTCGTCACCCCGGCGGAACTCCCCGTGGACATGGACGGGTTCAAGTCCCAGCAGCACCGCTGGACCAAGGGCTCCATCCAGGTCTGCCAGAAAATCCTGCTGGACATCTGGCGCTCCAAGGCTCCCCTCAAGGCCAAGGTGGAGGCCACCACGCACCTTACCTGCAATTATTCCTACCTGCTCCTGGCCCTGCTCTGCTTCCTGGTGTACCCCATCTGCACCCAGCGCATCCCGGAAAATGAAACGGTCTTCATGTGGTTCGTGAACGTGGCCCTGTTCTTCATGACCAGCGTGGCCGTCTGCATCTTCTACATGAGCGCCCAGATCGTGGTGCGCCCCAAATCCTGGTGGAAGGAGCTGCCCTACCTGCCGCTTCTCCTCACGCTGAGCGTGGGCATGGCGGTGAACAACGCCAAGGCCGTTCTGGAAGCCATCTTCGGCCATCAGTCCGCCTTCGTCCGCACGCCCAAGTACGGGGTGGACCAGAAGGAAAACAGGCAGCATGTCTCCCAGCTCAAGCGCAACGGGTACAGGGCCATCAAGTCCGTCGTCATCCCCGTCCTGGAAATCGCCTGCGGCACCTTCTTCCTGAACCTGATCATCATCATGATCCGCCAGGGCCATTACCTTTCCCCCATCCTGATGATTCCCTTCCTGGGATTCTACTACACGGGGTTCTGCTCCCTGGGCCGCATGATCTCCAACCTGCTGCCCGCCAAACAAACTGCCAAAGCCAAGAACTGA
- a CDS encoding ApaG domain, protein MVLPLLTSLEVRLTPRSLYSRDEKLERLVRDDGRIPVPYNVSIRNTGEGAVRIIGKKWTVRSHEDGTQVIEGDELFGSRPLLCQGQIFAFNGLQMLRLPARIQLTLLVRDEAGILYHTDPVSLKW, encoded by the coding sequence ATGGTTCTCCCCCTCCTGACCAGCCTGGAAGTGCGGCTCACGCCGCGCAGCCTGTATTCACGGGATGAAAAGCTGGAGCGGCTGGTCCGTGACGACGGGCGCATTCCCGTGCCCTACAATGTGAGCATCCGCAATACGGGGGAAGGCGCCGTGCGCATCATCGGTAAAAAGTGGACCGTCCGTTCCCATGAAGACGGCACGCAGGTGATTGAAGGGGATGAACTGTTCGGTTCCCGCCCCCTGTTGTGCCAGGGGCAGATATTTGCGTTCAACGGCCTCCAGATGCTGCGCCTTCCTGCGCGCATCCAGTTAACTCTTCTTGTGCGTGACGAGGCCGGGATTCTTTATCATACGGACCCTGTCAGCCTTAAATGGTGA
- a CDS encoding DEAD/DEAH box helicase, protein MALNPDRATLNFLNAFPEEIRLRGEKLQKDGAVTQIFGNHLYIQGRVEDAHGVHRVNLRLQGNRWFGACSTEDEDLAGAAMYAAMLERMYRGQDLPESPNELNDVPLLDILEEKLGRELDDKEADYVSKLEKRYRRFAIEQEIHDHDMVRLNPRWEIVSYDPLELWPVPPTNILEFWNYIAYAFNKRRLPYPEFMESITDLEKVQRKIHEWERSREVGTWYDRIQSVNERPPQPPRGELFMRLVSTINEGHFEYRHSLKQDWIPVREKQDLEHLENLHERAAVRMDAQTEILLVSLSDYARAEDALTLDLDQEAACALMNKLFHQPALKGYLVNLDENYFKVVDEPLKWICQDDPIEPDCYALQLATSTGINVSHSVRQLPGQQELYQSDETVFPGPPRWLESTEVEPRYSIPKQVIDSLEGVEFLRKIGASLPPSMEDRVVDIDLRGTFDMKIVRGLTSAETEHVLCEVSARDASGYRTEKLGKDGWDVAHQEPMKNKALLRFIREHLYPIPGLLEEMGFSYDPQVGAFKARVTRQFPEKFAEWAKQLPEELTVNMDDKLKTLLADPVAAAVRFEVVNQEIDWFDLRIVIDVEGVQLSKEQIRALVAARGGYVRMDDGGWMRLEIKLDNDQRDAVTRLGLDPFDLSGETHRMHAMQLADPKAAEVFDPKAWKRIKDRTAEIKIDVKPDVPSQLQATLRPYQVDGFHFLAYLATNGFGGILADDMGLGKTIQSITYVLWLREEFARKNKSKKKIAVPPVLIVCPKSVLDVWAGETEKFAPGVRVLVIRSKDQANLDDIRKNYDMVVVNYAQLRVCGETLNQIKWLTVILDEGQQIKNPDSKAAKAAREIVSYNRLVLSGTPIENRLLDMWSLMAFSMPGVLGSRSYFKKRFDKRKDPQSQNRLAARLKPFLLRRTKSQVAKDLPPRTEEEVYAKMEGIQSQLYKAELRRIQQALLGLDSDESVKKNSFAILQGLMRLRQICCHPGLVDPKYAKEDSAKMTALFYLLDQLREEGHKVLVFSQFVSMLEIIKNRLEAENRPLNYLTGQTKDRRGEIEKFQTTKDPSVFLLSLKAGGAGLNLTSASYVVLYDPWWNPAVESQAIDRTHRIGQKNKVIAYRLLTKDSVEEKIRILQHQKNQLVANVLGDEGFTSSLGIDDLNFILNHGDDEEG, encoded by the coding sequence ATGGCACTTAACCCGGATAGGGCTACCCTGAACTTTCTCAATGCCTTTCCGGAAGAAATCCGTCTGCGCGGCGAGAAGCTCCAGAAAGACGGAGCGGTTACGCAAATCTTTGGCAATCATTTGTATATTCAGGGCCGTGTGGAAGATGCGCACGGCGTACACCGCGTGAACCTCCGCCTCCAGGGCAACAGGTGGTTCGGGGCATGCTCCACGGAAGACGAGGATCTGGCCGGAGCGGCCATGTACGCCGCCATGCTGGAACGCATGTACCGCGGCCAGGATCTTCCGGAGTCCCCGAACGAACTTAACGACGTTCCCCTGCTGGATATTCTGGAAGAGAAGCTGGGCCGCGAACTGGATGACAAGGAAGCGGATTACGTCAGCAAGCTGGAGAAGCGCTACCGCCGTTTCGCCATTGAGCAGGAAATCCATGACCATGACATGGTGCGCCTGAATCCCCGCTGGGAAATCGTCAGCTATGACCCGCTGGAGCTGTGGCCCGTGCCTCCCACGAACATCCTTGAATTCTGGAATTACATCGCCTATGCCTTCAACAAGAGGCGCCTGCCCTACCCGGAATTCATGGAATCCATCACGGATCTGGAAAAAGTTCAGCGCAAGATTCACGAATGGGAGCGTTCCCGTGAAGTAGGCACCTGGTATGACCGCATCCAGTCCGTGAATGAACGGCCCCCGCAGCCGCCCCGCGGAGAGCTGTTCATGAGGCTCGTTTCCACCATCAACGAGGGCCATTTCGAATACCGCCATTCCCTGAAGCAGGACTGGATTCCCGTCCGGGAAAAGCAGGATTTGGAACATCTGGAAAACCTGCATGAACGCGCTGCCGTGCGCATGGATGCCCAGACGGAAATCCTCCTTGTGTCCCTGTCCGATTACGCCCGTGCAGAAGACGCCCTGACGCTGGACCTGGACCAGGAAGCCGCGTGCGCCCTGATGAACAAGCTTTTCCACCAGCCCGCCCTGAAAGGCTACCTGGTGAACCTGGATGAAAATTATTTCAAGGTGGTGGACGAACCGCTCAAGTGGATTTGCCAGGACGACCCCATTGAGCCGGACTGCTACGCCCTCCAGCTCGCCACGTCCACCGGCATCAACGTCTCCCACTCCGTCCGCCAGCTTCCCGGCCAGCAGGAGCTGTACCAGTCTGACGAAACCGTGTTTCCGGGTCCCCCCCGCTGGCTGGAGAGCACGGAAGTGGAACCCCGCTATTCCATTCCCAAGCAGGTCATCGACAGCCTTGAAGGGGTGGAGTTCCTCCGTAAGATCGGCGCTTCCCTGCCCCCCAGCATGGAGGACCGCGTGGTGGACATCGACCTGCGCGGCACCTTTGACATGAAGATCGTCCGCGGCCTCACCTCCGCGGAAACGGAACACGTGCTTTGTGAAGTAAGCGCCAGGGACGCTTCCGGCTACCGCACGGAAAAACTCGGCAAGGACGGCTGGGACGTCGCTCACCAGGAGCCCATGAAAAACAAAGCCCTGCTGCGCTTCATCCGGGAGCACCTCTATCCCATTCCCGGCCTGCTGGAAGAAATGGGCTTCTCCTATGATCCCCAGGTAGGCGCCTTCAAGGCCCGCGTTACCCGGCAGTTCCCTGAAAAATTTGCGGAGTGGGCCAAGCAGCTCCCGGAAGAGCTGACCGTCAACATGGATGACAAGCTCAAGACGCTGCTGGCGGACCCGGTGGCCGCCGCCGTGCGGTTTGAAGTAGTTAACCAGGAGATTGACTGGTTTGACCTCCGCATCGTCATTGACGTGGAAGGCGTCCAGCTTTCCAAGGAACAAATCCGCGCCCTGGTCGCCGCCAGAGGCGGCTACGTCCGTATGGACGACGGAGGCTGGATGCGCCTGGAAATCAAGCTGGACAACGACCAGCGCGACGCCGTCACCCGCCTGGGCCTGGACCCCTTCGACCTTTCCGGGGAAACCCACCGCATGCACGCCATGCAGCTTGCGGACCCGAAGGCCGCGGAAGTGTTCGACCCGAAGGCCTGGAAACGCATCAAGGACCGCACCGCGGAAATCAAGATCGATGTCAAGCCGGACGTTCCCTCCCAGCTTCAGGCCACCCTGCGCCCGTACCAGGTGGACGGCTTCCACTTCCTGGCCTATCTGGCCACGAACGGCTTCGGCGGCATTCTGGCGGACGACATGGGTTTGGGCAAAACCATCCAATCCATCACTTACGTGCTCTGGCTGCGTGAGGAATTCGCGCGCAAAAACAAATCCAAGAAGAAAATCGCCGTTCCTCCGGTACTCATCGTCTGCCCCAAGTCCGTGCTGGATGTCTGGGCCGGGGAAACGGAGAAATTCGCTCCCGGCGTGCGCGTACTCGTCATCCGCAGCAAGGATCAGGCCAATCTGGACGACATCCGGAAGAATTACGATATGGTCGTGGTCAACTACGCCCAGCTCCGCGTCTGCGGAGAAACCCTCAACCAGATCAAGTGGCTCACGGTCATCCTGGACGAAGGCCAGCAGATCAAGAACCCGGACTCCAAGGCGGCCAAGGCCGCCCGTGAAATCGTCTCCTACAACCGCCTGGTCCTTTCCGGCACGCCCATTGAAAACCGCCTGCTGGACATGTGGTCCCTCATGGCCTTCTCCATGCCCGGCGTTCTCGGTTCCCGTTCCTACTTCAAGAAGCGCTTTGACAAGCGCAAGGACCCGCAGAGCCAGAACCGCCTGGCCGCGCGCCTGAAACCCTTCCTGCTGCGCCGCACCAAATCACAGGTGGCGAAGGACCTGCCCCCCAGGACGGAAGAAGAAGTGTACGCCAAGATGGAAGGCATCCAGAGCCAGCTGTACAAGGCGGAACTCCGCCGCATCCAGCAGGCCCTGCTCGGCCTGGATTCAGACGAATCCGTCAAGAAAAACAGCTTCGCCATCCTGCAGGGCCTCATGCGCCTGCGCCAGATCTGCTGCCACCCCGGCTTGGTGGACCCCAAGTACGCCAAGGAAGACAGCGCCAAGATGACCGCCCTGTTCTACCTGCTGGACCAGCTCCGGGAGGAAGGGCACAAGGTGCTCGTCTTCTCCCAGTTCGTCTCCATGCTGGAAATTATCAAGAACCGGCTGGAAGCGGAAAACAGGCCGCTTAACTACCTTACCGGCCAGACCAAGGACCGCCGCGGGGAAATTGAAAAATTCCAGACTACCAAGGACCCGTCCGTCTTCCTGCTTTCCCTGAAAGCCGGGGGCGCCGGCCTCAACCTTACTTCCGCCTCCTACGTGGTCCTGTATGATCCGTGGTGGAACCCGGCTGTGGAAAGCCAGGCCATTGACCGTACGCACCGCATCGGCCAGAAGAACAAGGTGATCGCCTACCGCCTGCTGACGAAGGACTCCGTGGAAGAAAAAATCCGCATCCTCCAGCATCAGAAGAACCAGCTCGTCGCCAACGTGCTGGGTGACGAGGGCTTCACCTCCAGCCTGGGCATTGACGACCTGAACTTCATCCTCAACCACGGGGATGACGAAGAAGGCTAA